Sequence from the Anaerobranca gottschalkii DSM 13577 genome:
TCTGCTCTACCTTCAAAGAAATTTTTATATGCTAGGCAGGCATCCTTAATAGCTTGTTTGGTTATATTGTTTGAATAGTCTTTAAGCCAAGCATATTTTTCTTGTTTCTTTAACTCTGTTAATCTTTTTCTAAGTTCTCCATCATTTAAAAACTTACCACCGTTATTATAATTCTCTTGTTCTGTAGCTAAAGCCCAATTATATGCCCATCTTGCAACCCCTGCACATTCCTTTAGTTTAGTTTTTTGTTTGTTGTTAGGTAGAAGCATTACTTTGTAAGTCTTTATCATCTTCTACCAACTCCTTAATCATTTTCTTTACTTTATTTACCCTTTTACCATTTTTATCCCATTCTCTCAATGTTTTGAGGATTTTTACCTATAAGTTTTGCTAACTCTCCTATAGAATAATATTTCATTTTTATCATCTCTTGAATTTATTATAACACAAACATTATATAAAACAAAAAATTTTGTAAATAGTTCTATAATATTTTGTTAGCTGTTAAATTCCTCCCTTTTATATTTTCATATATTTTTTCTCCATTATGA
This genomic interval carries:
- a CDS encoding helix-turn-helix domain-containing protein, producing MIKTYKVMLLPNNKQKTKLKECAGVARWAYNWALATEQENYNNGGKFLNDGELRKRLTELKKQEKYAWLKDYSNNITKQAIKDACLAYKNFFEGRA